A region from the Aegilops tauschii subsp. strangulata cultivar AL8/78 chromosome 5, Aet v6.0, whole genome shotgun sequence genome encodes:
- the LOC109767838 gene encoding factor of DNA methylation 1 isoform X2, giving the protein MAETGGARCLHASLDVLASDVHSRLEFHKSAYTDYAGINNALHWVMEEKAKLQLQQNAVTEKDKLITEKDKLIAELKTRNEEQAAEIESLKEELEVRESSHVLLALQGSGLQSSQSGRNKRTRESDGNGEVADEHGVMDNPDQDDQGLSTELENAKKELSDIHSKLIKGFMDIGATSTRNVAIKNIGELSYKPFQQACLKKLPPEEASKKASELYNFWQKQLLNPEWNPSKTVMEKGNPKEGISKEIDVDDADLLKLRAEWGEDVYKAVANCLVEIEKCGRLTDRTIIPVIWDQKEDRTATRSESVEYMCSQVRRLRTRRN; this is encoded by the exons ATGGCTGAGACGGGAGGCGCACGTTGTTTGCATGCAAGCCTTGATGTGTTGGCTTCTGATGTTCACTCCAGGCTGGAGTTCCACAAGAGTGCCTATACGGACTACGCCGGCATCAACAATGCGCTTCACTGGGTCATGGAGGAAAAAGCAAAGCTTCAGCTACAACAGAATG CTGTCACTGAAAAGGACAAACTGATCACTGAAAAGGACAAACTGATCGCTGAACTGAAAACAAGGAATGAAGAACAGGCAGCAGAGATTGAATCTCTAAAGGAAGAGCTGGAAGTAAGGGAGTCAAGCCATGTACTATTAGCACTGCAGGGAAGTGGTCTTCAGAGTAGCCAGTCTGGAAGA AATAAACGGACACGAGAATCTGATGGCAACGGTGAAGTTGCTGATGAGCATGGTGTTATGGACAATCCTGATCAAGATGATCAAGGTTTAAGCACTGAGCTTGAGAATGCTAAAAAGGAACTTTCTGATATCCACTCTAAGCTGATCAAG GGATTCATGGATATTGGTGCTACTTCAACACGGAATGTTGCAATAAAGAATATAGGCGAATTGAGCTACAAGCCGTTCCAACAGGCATGCCTTAAGAAGCTGCCTCCAGAAGAAGCTTCGAAGAAAGCTTCTGAGTTGTACAACTTTTGGCAGAAGCAGCTGCTGAACCCAGAGTGGAATCCCTCCAAAACTGTCATGGAGAAAGGTAACCCTAAGGAAGGTATCTCTAAG GAGATTGATGTCGATGATGCCGATCTGCTAAAGCTACGTGCTGAATGGGGTGAAGACGTGTACAAGGCTGTGGCGAATTGTTTGGTGGAAATCGAAAAATGTGGCAGGCTGACGGACAGAACCATCATACCCGTGATTTGGGATCAAAAGGAGGACAGGACAGCCACTCGCAGTGAAAGTGTTGAGTACATGTGCAGCCAAGTGAGGCGTCTGAGAACTCGCAG
- the LOC109767838 gene encoding factor of DNA methylation 3 isoform X1, with translation MTPWIILQLPLFCSLVAGYMAETGGARCLHASLDVLASDVHSRLEFHKSAYTDYAGINNALHWVMEEKAKLQLQQNAVTEKDKLITEKDKLIAELKTRNEEQAAEIESLKEELEVRESSHVLLALQGSGLQSSQSGRNKRTRESDGNGEVADEHGVMDNPDQDDQGLSTELENAKKELSDIHSKLIKGFMDIGATSTRNVAIKNIGELSYKPFQQACLKKLPPEEASKKASELYNFWQKQLLNPEWNPSKTVMEKGNPKEGISKEIDVDDADLLKLRAEWGEDVYKAVANCLVEIEKCGRLTDRTIIPVIWDQKEDRTATRSESVEYMCSQVRRLRTRRN, from the exons ATGACACCTTGGATAATACTTCAGTTACCTTTATTTTGCTCTTTAG TTGCAGGCTATATGGCTGAGACGGGAGGCGCACGTTGTTTGCATGCAAGCCTTGATGTGTTGGCTTCTGATGTTCACTCCAGGCTGGAGTTCCACAAGAGTGCCTATACGGACTACGCCGGCATCAACAATGCGCTTCACTGGGTCATGGAGGAAAAAGCAAAGCTTCAGCTACAACAGAATG CTGTCACTGAAAAGGACAAACTGATCACTGAAAAGGACAAACTGATCGCTGAACTGAAAACAAGGAATGAAGAACAGGCAGCAGAGATTGAATCTCTAAAGGAAGAGCTGGAAGTAAGGGAGTCAAGCCATGTACTATTAGCACTGCAGGGAAGTGGTCTTCAGAGTAGCCAGTCTGGAAGA AATAAACGGACACGAGAATCTGATGGCAACGGTGAAGTTGCTGATGAGCATGGTGTTATGGACAATCCTGATCAAGATGATCAAGGTTTAAGCACTGAGCTTGAGAATGCTAAAAAGGAACTTTCTGATATCCACTCTAAGCTGATCAAG GGATTCATGGATATTGGTGCTACTTCAACACGGAATGTTGCAATAAAGAATATAGGCGAATTGAGCTACAAGCCGTTCCAACAGGCATGCCTTAAGAAGCTGCCTCCAGAAGAAGCTTCGAAGAAAGCTTCTGAGTTGTACAACTTTTGGCAGAAGCAGCTGCTGAACCCAGAGTGGAATCCCTCCAAAACTGTCATGGAGAAAGGTAACCCTAAGGAAGGTATCTCTAAG GAGATTGATGTCGATGATGCCGATCTGCTAAAGCTACGTGCTGAATGGGGTGAAGACGTGTACAAGGCTGTGGCGAATTGTTTGGTGGAAATCGAAAAATGTGGCAGGCTGACGGACAGAACCATCATACCCGTGATTTGGGATCAAAAGGAGGACAGGACAGCCACTCGCAGTGAAAGTGTTGAGTACATGTGCAGCCAAGTGAGGCGTCTGAGAACTCGCAG